GTACAGCCCTGATCGCCGTGGGCACCGCCGACGGCGTGGTGCAGTTCTACGACGCCGCGGGCATTGCGGTGTATGCCTCAACATTAAGAGTGGCAGGTCGCAACGTGGTTGTCGGTATCCGCGAGCTGCCAGACGGACGTGCGGCCATCGCCGTCAAGGACGAGAACGTCGTGCTCTGGGATCTCGCGTCGAGGACGTCCACCGAGCTCAAGCACGACGCGCCCGTGACGGCGATGACCGTGGCGGAGATTGACGGCACTGTGATACTCCTGACCGCGACAACCCGGGGACGTGTGACCGCCTGGGACGTGGCGGCGCGGGAAGAGCTGACCTCACTGCGTCACGACGTGCAAGGCTCGGTGTCCGCGTTCATCCAGCTCGGTGACGTCGTCGCGGCTTTCGGGTCCGGTCGTGGAGCGATCGTGATTCCATTGAAGGCCGGCGCATCCGGGGCGGTCGCGGACCGGAAGGCCGTCGCAAGAGTGACTGCCGCATGTCGTGTCGGCGCCGCGCTGGTGGTGGGCGACACCGAGGGGCTTGTGTATGTTTGGCCGCTCGACGGGACCGGTCAGGCGCGGGAGCTGACCGGCCACCGTCAGGCCGTCACGAGCCTCGCGCCGATCGAAGGCGGCGCGCTGGTCCTCAGCGGCAGCCGCGACGGGACCGTCCGGATCTGGGACGTGGGAAGCGGCGACGAGGTGGACGTCATACGCTTCGGCATCGGGGTGAACGACCTGCACGTCCTGCCGGACGGTGCGGTGGCCATCGCCACCGACGAGGGTGTCCTCGTGGTCGAGCTCAACGCGCCGCACCGCTGAGCGCTCACGCCATCCGGCCGCCTTGGCCTCCGAGGCGGCCGAACCCGGATTCGAGGTCGCGATAGTAGCGCCGGTACCGGCCCGACTCGGGAGTCTTCCTGACCTCGTCCCAGTTCGCGCCGGCATCCTGCCGGGGCACCGCGCGCGTCACGTACTTGCCGGACTGCGGGGGAGTGACGGACAGGGGCCTCGCCGCCGTGAGGTCCCATTCGAGGGCGCCAAAGGGCAGCGCGTAATACGGGGCGCTCGGCTGGCTGTCGACCAGGATCGCGGGCACCACCGCTCGCCGCCGCCACACGCGCTCGACGACCCGATGAGTGCCGTCGCAGACGACGAACTCGCGGACGGTGCGGTCTTCGTCTCCGTCGTAGAGCGCCTCGCCGAGGTCATCGGCGTGCAACTGCTCGAGGATCGGTGGCGTGACGCTGACCGGGATGCCGACGCCGCCCTTGCGGACTCGCGCGAAGCCCCACGGGTTGCCCTCCGCGGCCAACTGCTCGAAGACCGGCAACAGCTCGTCGACGCGGGCCAGCCCTTTGCTCAGGACGTACCGCTGCACGGGGCGCAGCCGTCCGAGCGCGTGCTCGGGCTTCAAGTCCTCGAGCCCGATCTCGTCTGCCCTCGCGGCGGCGAACACGAGGATCGCGTCGCGCTCCTGTCGCCACTTGCCCACGCTCATGCGCCTCAGGTAGACCTGCCGGAACTGCTCGGCCGGGTAAGCGGCGCCTTCGAGATCCGAGATCTTCGCGAAGGTGACCTTGCTCAGGGCATCGACCGTCGAGAGCCCTGGAACATCCGGGTCTGGCTCGGCGTCGTCGGACCAGCTGAACGTTCGCACGATCTCGTACCCGCGCTCGGTCTCGACAGCGCCGCCCAACATGAGCTCCGGGCGCAGCTCGCCGGACTCGAGCTCGGACGCCAGCACCCTGTCGAGCTGGGACATCACGTCGGCGTTGCGCGCCTTGATCGACGGCACCCCGCGCCACGGTGCCTCCGTCCCGGGCGCGCCGATCGGGAACCACACGGCACCTGGTGGCGCCATCTCCGCCTGTGCCCGTGCCGCCTTGTCGGGGTTGGCGACGAGCTCGGCCGTAGGGTCGAAGCGGACGGCGCTTCCGCCGTCGCTCAAGGCCGTCATGGCGAGCCCTCGTGCCGGCCCGGCGGAGGTCTCGCCATCGCTCGCGCTGTCCAGGTCATGGAACCATGCGATGAGCCTCTTGACATCCCGCGCTCGCTGATCGTCGTGGTCGGATGACCGCTCGACGAGCGGGAGCAAGGTGACGAAGTGGTAGTCGAACTCCGTGACCACTCCGCTCGTCGGCGAGAACTTACGCGTGGTGAAGTTCGCGATCTCGCGGATCTCGTCGGCCCAGACGTCCTCGTCCAACTCGCTGCTGTCGAGGATCCGCTCGAGGGCGTCCTCGAACCCGACGGCGTGCTCGGCGCGCTCGAGATCCTCGGCGCGTTCGGTGGCCTGGCGGATGACGTCGTCGCGCAAATGGCCGAGCAGGGTGGCCGGGTACTGGAAGGCAGGGAGTAGCAAGGTGTTCCACTCACCCAGCGGAGAGGCCTGCAGCGGGGAGTGGTTGCTGAGGAGCAGCTCGTACCCACCGCCTTCTCGCGGTCGGATGACCACGAGCAACATGTATGACATCGCTTTGACGGCCGGCATGCCGGCGAGCTTCAGATCCTCGGTGCAGAGCTGGACGTAGCCGCTGCCGTCCCAGGTGTCCTTGATCGCGGCGAGCAGCGCGTCCAGCTCGTCCCTTGCCTCCTGCTTCGTCTCAGGCAATGCCCGCACGGCCGCGATGCGGCTGGTCACATGGCTGTACAGGCGACGCTCCCCGACGTCGACCCGCGACGCGGATTCGAGCGAGCGGACGATCTGGACGGGCTGCGCCGGCACGTTGTATCCGAGGTCATGGTTGAACGCGATCTGCGCCTGGCCCTTGACGACGTCAATGCGCACGCGCGCGACGCCTTGCTGGGCGGCACCCGGGTCGAATGGCGGACAGGGCACGATCGATACCCCCATGGTCCGCTGCCTGGCGTCCACCGGCGTTCGGCTGACGGTCGCGATCCCGTCGTCAGCGCCGGAACCAGCCAGCAGGACGACCGACGCACGCAGCCGCTCCCAGCGCTCGGTGTCCGTGGACCCGTCCGTGGCGATACCGATCACGTAGAGCGGCGCGGTGCTGCTCGTCTCCATGGCGAGCTTGCGCACCATCGCTTGAGCCGCGTCGACGTCGCTTTGAGCTCCCAGCGCGATGAGCGCGACGTACGCGTAGGCGTGACCCGCCATGTCGTCGGGTGCCGGGTCGTTCGGATGGGTGATGCCGAAGGCCGCGGTGACGATCGACCCCTGCCCGTCGTTGCGTGTGAACGCCTGCAGCAGCTTCGACGGGCGGGAGGTCGGCGCGCACACGATCGGCGTGTCTTGGCTATCGGGGATGCGACGTAGCGTCTCCGTCCACAGGCCGTCCGGATCGATGGCATCGTCACTGGCCTCGACTGCAGGGTCGCCGAGCACGAGGAGGATCTGCGACATCTGCGCCCGTAGCGGTTCGAGCAGCTTGCGGGCGCGATCGGTCGTCCGCTGGCCGAGACCCTCCCTGCTTTCTCCTTGCCGGGCAACGGCAAGAGGCTCAACGATGACCTCCACGTCGACGACGGGCCCGGTGAACGTCGGCACGTGCGCGGTGATGTCGAAGTCCGTTGCCTGGTTGGTGGCGTAGGCGATCAGGGGGTCCACGTGCTCGGTGCTCCTCGAGGTGCGCGCGTTGGCGGTGTCAGAGATGCTCAGCGATCGGCAGGAATGCGCGATGCGCGCGACCCTACCGGTCTGCGACGCTTGCGACCACAGTTCAGACACCGAGTGCTGAGGCCAGCTCCGACAGATCAGCGACGACCAGCACGCCGGGAGGCTCAGTGCCCTCCGGATCTCGCCTCACCCAGGCTGCCTGCATCCCCGCGGCGAGCGCTCCGTGGACGTCCTTGGCAAGGTCGTTACCCGCGTGGAGCACCGACGACGGCGGGAGGTCCAGAGCCGTGCACGCGGCGCGGAAGATCCGCGGGTCCGGCTTTGAGACGCCGACGTCTCGGCTGGTGATCACCCCGTCGAACCAGCCCGCGACGCCGATGCGCTCCACGTCAGAGGCCCCTTCGGTCAGCGCGAGGATCCGGTAACGCTCACCGATGCGGCCCAGAGCGGATTCGGCCTCCGGGAACGGCACGACGTGCTGCCGCGCGTCGTCTGTCGCCTGGAGTGCCGGGCCGGCGAGGTCAGGGTCGTGGCCACAGGCCGCGAGCTCCGCCCGGAGGCCGTCGGGGGTGAGCCACCGCTGGACATCGGAGGACGCCTGTCGCGTCTCCCGCGGCGCGGTCAGCGCAGCGGAAAGGGCCGTTGGGTCGAAGGCCTCGGCCGCGCGGGGTCCGGCTTCCGCGAGGAACGCCTTCAGTGTCTCGGCGATGTGCATCGCGATCGGTGCGTAGGGCCAGATCGTGTCGTCGAGATCGACGGTGACGGCTTGGACGTCCATCACATGCTGAAGATCGCTTCGACGTCGACCTCGGCGATTGACCGGGACGCCGCCGTGGGCCGAGGCAGGCTCCCGTTGAGAACACGGACGAGGTCCGAGGCCTCGCGTTGCGGTCGATGGAGGAGCCAGAGTGTCCGCACACCTTGTGCGATCGCGGGCGCGATGTCCTCCGCGTAAGAGTCCCCGACCATGAGCGTGGCGTCGGCAGTCATGCCCGATCGTCGCAGGATCGTTGCGACGGGCACCGTCGATGGCTTGGCGACGCCCTCGCGGAACGAGAAGAACTGCAACTCGGCAGGGATCTCGCGATCGAAGAATTCGCCGAACAGCGAGCGGACCGACTCGAGGTACGGCGCCCAGATGTTCGAGATCAGCGCCAGCACCACCCCGTCCTCCCGGAGCCTGTTCAGGGTGGCCAGCGCGCCGTCGAGGGCTTGCGCCTCCTTCGTCTGCGCGGTCCAGACCTCCGTGACGACGTTCGCCGCATCCGCCCGGTCTGCTCCAGCTGCGGCGAGGAACTCGGTCACTTCGGCCGGCGTCTCGAAACGACTGGTCATGAGGACATCGCGCAGGGCCTGTCGCGTCTCACGCGTGAGGGCAAGGCGATCGGCGATCCGCGACCACGGTCCCCGCGACGGCCCAGTTACGAGCGTCGCGCCGATGTCGAAGATCACGAGCCGGTCGAGATGGGGCATCCCGGCGGTGTCAGGCGCTGAGATGGCTGGGGTTCGAGCGCTTGCGCTGTGCCTGCACGCCGGGGAACAGGGCGTTGAAGTCGCGGAACAGAGCCTTGTAGTTGTCAGGGTTCCGGTAGGTCTTCTTCTCGAACCCGTCCGGCAGCTCATCGAGCGGCGTGACATCGGCCCATCCGTTGGGAAGGGCGAGGGCGTAGTACGGGTACTCGACCGGGACATCGAGCACGCGCACGATCGAGATCGGGCTCCCAACAGACCGGGCGGCCCAGATGCGGTGCATGCCGTCATTGGCGAGCAGGCATGTTCGGCCGTCGGGCTCGTGCGACTCCTCGGCGATCGGAGGCAGCAGCGGGATCACGACGTCCGGGTCGTCGGACGTCCGGATGAGCAGGGCGCCGTCCAGGGCGAACAGGTCGATGCTTAGCTCGACCAGGGCCGACCGGATCTCCAAGATCTTGTCGACCGTGTCGTTGAGCACGTAGCGTTGCGCCGGCACGACCGCTTCGGGATCAAAACCCGGAACCAGCTCGATCCGGGACCTGGCGTACACCTCGGGCTCGCCGAGGCCGCGTAGGCGCGTCCGGCGCAGTTTCGCCAGCAGGGTCGCCTCGTCGATGGTGTCCACGGACAGGATGCTCAGCGGGTCGCTCATCGCCCCTCCTCGCGACCGTCGGTCACCGTTCGGAGCTCTTGTTCTGCCAGCGTCAGCTCACGTGCGATCCATAGGGCATGCGAGACCTGGCTGATGGCCATATCGCCGCTGATCTTCTGCTGGATCTTCAAGCCGCTTCTCTCTTCGTAGCGTTTGATGAGGTTGCCTGCGTAATAATGCTCAGCAATCACGACCCCACGCAGGGTGTCGGCGGTGACGACGAAGTGCCCGTTCGGATCCTCTCGGATCGAGGACTTGCGGTTGTCGTGGTCGACGTCGTCGTCACGTTGCCAGGATCGCTCGAGCTCCATGGCCGGGCCGTAACGGCTGCTGCTCGGATCGATCCCGAGCAACTGGCTGATGACGGTCATCGGTCCGGGTGCGAGGTCCGTGTTGACGGCGACATGATCGAGGATCGCCATGAGCCCGTACACGTTCTGGAGCCACGCGGTGAGGAGGTTGTGCACTCTATAGGTGGCCGTGAGCGCAAGCCGATCACCGGTCTCACGGAACTGCAGGCTCACGAGGCACGGAGTTGCTGCACCGGGGGGCGCGCCAACTCCTGCCAGGTCGCGTGTGTTGTCCCACAAGGACAGATACGCACCACGCGTCCGCGGCTGCTTCCGCAGCTTCTCGATGATGGTGTGAAGCATGTCGGCCCCCGCGCCCTGGTCGAAATGCGCTCGCAGCCGGTTTCCGTAGTTGTATGAGATGTCGACCGGAAGCTCGGGGTCGAGGATCGCCTCTTGGTACCTCTGGAACTGCTCGAGGTCGAAGCCGTACCGCGCGAGGGCTTCGCGCGAGTGCTCCCGCGGATCTGTGATCACCGTTTTGACGTTGTGCAGTTCCAGACGCGTGCTCTCGTCGGCAAGGGTCGCCACACGACCGAAGCGCATCGTCCGGACGACGAGCTCTTCCCACGCCGCGAGGGGCGTGGCGCGGATGACCTGATGTCCCGCGATCTCGGAAGGGCGTTGCTCGCGGGGGTCCGGGTCGGGGATGTCCACCAGCACGCGTTCTCCGAGATCGTCCGGATCCGCTCGGGGCAACGTGTCGAGAAGCCCGACCACACGTTCCATCGCGCCGTCATCCGACGGCTTCCCGGCGTATGTGAAGGTGAGACGTTCCTGCAGCGGCGTCACGTCGAGACCATTGCCGCGCCGGAAGTAGCGCGATGTTCCTGGGATGCGCAGCATCGGCGCCCCGAGGAGCGTCGTCTCTTCCAAGCCGTGTGCAAGGAGCGCCTCGATCTCGGCGCAGCTGTCTTGCCCGAGCTTCCGTCCGAAGGCGATCAAGTGACGCACCTGGGGGTTGTACAGCAGGTTGGACAGCATCCCGTGTAGGCCGTCGCCGTACAGGTTGGCCACCGTGGCGACGCGGCTGCGTGCCGGGTCCAGAACCGCAGGTGCCTCGCGAGCAAGCTTCTTGCGAACGTGCTCGTAGGGCGACCAAAGCAGGATCAGGCCGACATCGCCCATGGGGTTGACGTCGTGCAAACGATCAGCGTAGTAGCGCGCTTCCCATGTGGGCGCGGCGGTGGTGATGGCCTTTCTCATGCGGTCGTCCAAGGCATGACATGGCGCAGGGCCAGGAGCGCCTCGCGAGGGCCGAGGAGCCAGAACCCGCCGCCTGCCTGTCCGACGAGATCGACGAAGTCGTCCACGCGCATGCGGGACGGGAGCGCAACTTGCCCGACGGGGTCTCGAAGAAGGACTGCGCGATCCTCGAGGCCATCCACGGAGACCACGTGGCGTAGCACGTCCGAGCGAGAGGAGAAGCGTGAGACGTCCATGCCGGCCCCGATGTCGACACCGGCGTCCATGGCCTCCGCGAGGAAGGCCGCATGGCTGTCCATCGCGACCACGTCGACCGGTGCGTACCGGAAGGCGAGGTCGGGATCACGTGCTTGGAGGTAGGCGGGGAGGAGGCGCTCGGCGTCGCGGGGGCGCACTCCGACATGACTCGCCGCCGTGCTGACCGCAAGCCCCCAGGGGTTTGGTGTCGCGCGATCAGGCAGGTGCGTCTCCAGGTGGCGGGCCAGCGCGCTCGGATCGCCACCTGAGAGACCGCGCCGTTCCATGGCGGTCCAGACCCATGCGGTCACGCACGTCTCGCTCGGCCAGTCCACGACGACCATGCTATTGCGCTGCTCGGCGCCGCCAGATCGTGGCCATGGTGCGCCGAACGGCCGGCGCTCCGTGCATCTCGCCGGGGCGTTCCTTGCGCCAGACCATCTCGAGTTGGAGGCAGTCAGCGACATCTTCCATGAGCTCTCGCGCCGAGAAGAGAACACTCCCGACGTCGAGCGCCGGATCGATCACCGCGTGTGGACCCGCCGTGTCTGAGGGGTGAGACGGGCAAGCTCCGTAGTAGTCGTCGTCCGGTTCCGCAACGGATATGAGGACCCGTCCGGTCGCCTTGAGGACTCGCGACATCTCCGCGCGGTAGGCGCGTCGCGTCGACGGCTCCACCTGGTGCTTGTACACGAAGGTGTCAACGATGAAGTCGATGCTGCCTGACGCGACCGGCAAGCCGTCGGTCAGATCGTGGAGGAGGAGCTCAGGCTGCTCGGGTCGACCGGCGAACCGTTGGCGCGCTCTCTCGATCGCGACCTCGGAGCTATCGAAGGCCGTCATCTCGAAGCCCCGCGAGACGAGGTGAGCCGTGTTACGTCCCGTGCCGCATCCGACATCAAGACCGCGGGCACCAATGGCCGGCGCTCTGTCGAGACGTGACCAGTTGTCGAGCGCCCAGACGAGCGCGCCCGATGGGCTCTCACGTACGCTCGACGGGACGCCGCCTCGCTGGTACTCGGGGTCCCACAGGCTCGTCTTCATCGATCGCCTCATCGTCGGAACGGACCCTGGCCGCCGAGTCCAAGGTGTGCCGAAGAGGATCCCGCGTGAGGCAGTCATGGACAAGGGCGCTCGCTGCACGGCCACCGTCCCACCCCGCTATTTCGGCGTTGTGACTGCTGCGCGGTCGACCGCCGCGGAGGGCGAGCGTGGTGGCGAGCGGAACGCGCTTCTATGTCGTGACGGGGCTACACGCCGCTGGTGGTCCGCGACGGCCGGCTCCGGAACCGGTCAGCGGACCGCGGCAGAGTGGTTCTCACGTCTTCCTCGTAGGATCGCGGCGAGTGGGCACGCCACTCGTGGTGGAGTGCCCTGTTGTGGGCGCCAGGAGGTGCTCACCAGCACTCCGATCGAGCATCCCAGGGACGGCCTCATGACGAACAACAGCACCGGCGAGAACCCCAACGGCGCGGCTCTCTTCGAGGCGGCCAACAAGCTGCGCGGCAGCGTCGAGTCCGCCGAGTACAAGCACCTGGTTCTCGGCCTGATCTTCCTGAAGTACATCTCCGACACGTTCACACTCCGTCGCGAACAGCTCCAGGCTGAGCTGGCCGACCCCGACAGCGAGCTCTACACCGAGGACGTCGCCGAGCGCAAGGAGGTCTTGGAAGACCGCGACGAGTACGTCGCCGAGAACGTCTTCTGGGTCCCTGAGGATGCCCGCTGGGAGAAGCTCCTCGCCGCCGCCCAGCAGCCTGACATCGCCCGACGCATCGACGACGCGCTGGAGGCGATCGAGAACAAGAACCCGCGCCTGCGGAACGTGCTGCCACGTATCTACACGCGCGCGCCCCTCTCGGCCGAGCTCATGGGCTCTCTCCTCCAGACGATCGCCAAGATCGGCTTCGGCAAGGGCGCGAAGGAGGCGCGGGACATCCTCGGCCGTACCTACGAGTACTTCATCAAGGAGTTCGCCCGCTCCGAGGGTCACCGTGGCGGTGAGTTCTTCACGCCCGGTCCGGTGGCGCGTCTGCTCGTTGAGATGCTCCAGCCGTTCCAGGGACGTGTCCTCGACCCCGCCTGTGGTTCTTGCGGCCTGTTCGTGCAGTCGGGCCGCTTCATCGAGGCTCACGGCGGCAACCCCGACATGATCTCCATCTACGGTCAGGAGCGGAACCAGGCCACCTGGCGCATCGGGCTCATGAACCTCGCCATCCATGGCCTCGCCGGCGAAGTCCGGTACACCGAGGCCGGCTCGCTGCTCGACGATGCCTTCCCATCGCTGAAGGCGGACTACGTCATGGCGAACCCGCCGTTCAACCAGAGGGAGTGGTCCACGCCTGCGATCGTGGACGACGTGCGTTGGGCTCACGGCATGCCACCGGCTGGGAACGCCAACTACGCGTGGATCCAGCACTTCGTCTCTCACCTCGCTCCGGATGGGCGCGCGGGCTTCGTCATGGCGAACGGTTCGCTGACCAGCGCCGTCGGCGGGGAGAGCGCCATTCGAACTTCGCTGCTCCGCTCGGATCTTGTGGACTGCGTGGTGGCCTTGCCAGCGCAGCTCTTCTACACCACGGGGATCCCTGTGTGTCTTTGGTTCATCGACCGTGACAAGACGTCTGCGGGCGAGCGAGACCGACGTGGCGAGATGCTGTTCGTCGACGCTCGTCAGATGGGCAGCAAGATCAGCCGGACGCAGATCGAGCTCACGACGGACGAGCTCGACCGGGTGGTGTCCGTCTACCACGCATGGCGGGGACAGCCCGGTGCGGCTCCCTACGTCGACGAAGCCGGGTTCTGCCGAGCTGTGTCACTCGATGACGTAGAAGCCGCAGGCTTCGCACTCACGCCGGGCCGTTACGTTGGTGCACCTGAGGCCGAAGAGGAGGCAATTGCGTTCGAGGAGCGCATGGCGACGCTGGTAGATCAGCTCGCTGATGACCTCGCCGTCAACGACCGGTTGGCCACCGCTGTCCGAGAAGCGCTTGCGAAGGTCGGGCATGACGTCTGATCAATCGCCGCCGCCGGGTTGGAGGCTTCATCGTCTGGGAGACGTCGCGGAGATCTTCGATGGGCCTCACGCGACACCGAAGAAGACCTCGGCCGGCCCTGTGTTCCTAGGCATCTCCTCGCTGACCAACGGTCGTCTCGACCTGGCGGACCTGGAGCACCTGTCGGAAGAGGACTTCATTCGATGGACGCGGCGAATCACACCGCGCGAGGGGGACGTCGTCTTCTCCTACGAGACGCGCCTCGGAGAGGCGGCCGCGATCCCCTCAGGGCTCCGATGCTGCCTTGGACGCCGTATGGGACTTCTTCGGCCTCGAGACCAGATCGTTCGACCCCGCTTTCTGCTGTACGCCTACCTGGGGCCCCAGTTTCAAGAGACCATCCGCGAGCGCACGATCCACGGGAGCACCGTCGATCGCATCCCGCTCAAGGAGATGGGGACGTTTCCCATCGCCTTGCCGCCACTTGACGAGCAAGAACGGATCGAGTCGATCCTCGCCGCGCTGGATGCGCGCTACGAGCACAACCACGCGCTCGGTGCGAGAGAGCTTCATGTTGCTCACCACATCTTCCGCAGCATGTTCGGAGGACGGATCGAAGGCGACGACCAGCTCGGCAACCACGTCACTGTGACGAGAGGGCGGTCCTACAAGTCGTCCGAGCTGACCGGCGATGATCGCGCCCTCGTGACGCTCAAGAGCGTTCGCGCCGGGGGCGGCTACAACCCGGACGGACTCAAGCCGTATTTAGGTGACTACAGGCCCCCGCAGGTGGTTCAGCCCGGAGAGCTCGTGGTGGCGCATACGGACCTGACCCAGGCGGCAGCGGTCATCGGAAAGCCTGCCATCGTTCCGGATACGGGATCGTTCAGCGAGCTGGTCGCATCGCTTGATCTGGCGATCGTCCGTCCCAGCGGGCTCTCGGTGAGCATCCCTTTCCTCTACTTCTTGTTCCTAGAGCCGTCATTTCAGCAACACGCATACGGATACGCGAACGGCAGCACCGTCCTGCACCTTGCCAAGGAAGCCGTCGGTTCTTTCCCCTTCGTGGCGCCAGATCGGGAACGGCACAGCATGTTCGGCGCACTTGCGACGCCGTTGTTGAACCACAGGGACGCGCTCATCCGAGAAGCGCGGGGCCTCGCGAAGATACGCGACGTGTTGCTGCCGGCGCTCATGCTGGGGCAGCTCGGCGATGACCGGTCGGCAGCGCTCCTCTACACCACGGCTGCCGGATGACGGTCTCCGACCCGTTCATCGTGGACTCTGGTCCTGAGGGGCAGCTCGTCGAGCTGCCGGCCCTGCAGCGCCTCTGTGGGGATGGCGGGGCTCATCCGGGCGTGGGCTGGACCTACATCCATGGGCCGAGGCTGGCTCCGGACGCCGGCAGCGGTGAGCGGCGCCGGTGGTCGGATGTCGTCCTAGAGGGTCACCTGCGGCGCGCGATCCAGCGACTCAACCCCGACCTCCCGACACCGGCGGTGCAGCGCGTCATCGAGGAGGTCAAGACGACTGCGTCACCCTCGGTCATCGAGGACCACCGCGGCTTTCACAGGCTGCTGCTCTCCGGCGTGCCGGTGTCGTACCGCGACGCTGCCGGCGCCGAGCGGCACGCGCACGCGTGGATCGTCGACTTCGAGGACGTCTCCAAGAACGAGTTCGTCGCGGTCAACCAGCTCACGATCATCGTCGGCGATCACAACCGCCGGCCGGACCTCATCCTGTACGTCAACGGGCTGCCACTCGGGGAGATCGAGGCGAAGGCCCCGGGGCTCGAAAAACCCTCGGAGGAGGCGGTCAACCAGATCGCCCACTACAGGCACACGATCCCGCCGCTGTACCGGTTCATCGAGATCGTTGGCGTGACCGATCTCATGAAAGCGGTGGTAGGCACGATCTCCACGCCGGCCGAGCACTTCGCCGAGTGGAAGACGATGAGCGAAGACCCGGCCCAGCAGGCGCGACCGCAGCTCGACCTCATGATCGAAGGTGTCTTCCAGACTGGGCGGTTCCTGGAGCTCATACGCGACTTCGTGCTGTTCGAGACCGACGGCGCCAAGACCTGGAAGGTGATGGCCAAGTACCACCAGGTCCACGCGGTCAACGCGGCAATCGAGTCCGCCGCCGGCGCGATGACCTCAGACCACCGCGGTGGGCTGATCTGGCACACGCAAGGCGCCGGCAAGAGCTACACGATGGTCTTCTTCGTCAACA
The sequence above is a segment of the Conexibacter woesei Iso977N genome. Coding sequences within it:
- a CDS encoding class I SAM-dependent methyltransferase encodes the protein MKTSLWDPEYQRGGVPSSVRESPSGALVWALDNWSRLDRAPAIGARGLDVGCGTGRNTAHLVSRGFEMTAFDSSEVAIERARQRFAGRPEQPELLLHDLTDGLPVASGSIDFIVDTFVYKHQVEPSTRRAYRAEMSRVLKATGRVLISVAEPDDDYYGACPSHPSDTAGPHAVIDPALDVGSVLFSARELMEDVADCLQLEMVWRKERPGEMHGAPAVRRTMATIWRRRAAQ
- a CDS encoding HAD family hydrolase: MPHLDRLVIFDIGATLVTGPSRGPWSRIADRLALTRETRQALRDVLMTSRFETPAEVTEFLAAAGADRADAANVVTEVWTAQTKEAQALDGALATLNRLREDGVVLALISNIWAPYLESVRSLFGEFFDREIPAELQFFSFREGVAKPSTVPVATILRRSGMTADATLMVGDSYAEDIAPAIAQGVRTLWLLHRPQREASDLVRVLNGSLPRPTAASRSIAEVDVEAIFSM
- a CDS encoding type I restriction-modification system subunit M, which gives rise to MTNNSTGENPNGAALFEAANKLRGSVESAEYKHLVLGLIFLKYISDTFTLRREQLQAELADPDSELYTEDVAERKEVLEDRDEYVAENVFWVPEDARWEKLLAAAQQPDIARRIDDALEAIENKNPRLRNVLPRIYTRAPLSAELMGSLLQTIAKIGFGKGAKEARDILGRTYEYFIKEFARSEGHRGGEFFTPGPVARLLVEMLQPFQGRVLDPACGSCGLFVQSGRFIEAHGGNPDMISIYGQERNQATWRIGLMNLAIHGLAGEVRYTEAGSLLDDAFPSLKADYVMANPPFNQREWSTPAIVDDVRWAHGMPPAGNANYAWIQHFVSHLAPDGRAGFVMANGSLTSAVGGESAIRTSLLRSDLVDCVVALPAQLFYTTGIPVCLWFIDRDKTSAGERDRRGEMLFVDARQMGSKISRTQIELTTDELDRVVSVYHAWRGQPGAAPYVDEAGFCRAVSLDDVEAAGFALTPGRYVGAPEAEEEAIAFEERMATLVDQLADDLAVNDRLATAVREALAKVGHDV
- a CDS encoding HAD family hydrolase, which gives rise to MDVQAVTVDLDDTIWPYAPIAMHIAETLKAFLAEAGPRAAEAFDPTALSAALTAPRETRQASSDVQRWLTPDGLRAELAACGHDPDLAGPALQATDDARQHVVPFPEAESALGRIGERYRILALTEGASDVERIGVAGWFDGVITSRDVGVSKPDPRIFRAACTALDLPPSSVLHAGNDLAKDVHGALAAGMQAAWVRRDPEGTEPPGVLVVADLSELASALGV
- a CDS encoding thymidylate synthase, which gives rise to MRKAITTAAPTWEARYYADRLHDVNPMGDVGLILLWSPYEHVRKKLAREAPAVLDPARSRVATVANLYGDGLHGMLSNLLYNPQVRHLIAFGRKLGQDSCAEIEALLAHGLEETTLLGAPMLRIPGTSRYFRRGNGLDVTPLQERLTFTYAGKPSDDGAMERVVGLLDTLPRADPDDLGERVLVDIPDPDPREQRPSEIAGHQVIRATPLAAWEELVVRTMRFGRVATLADESTRLELHNVKTVITDPREHSREALARYGFDLEQFQRYQEAILDPELPVDISYNYGNRLRAHFDQGAGADMLHTIIEKLRKQPRTRGAYLSLWDNTRDLAGVGAPPGAATPCLVSLQFRETGDRLALTATYRVHNLLTAWLQNVYGLMAILDHVAVNTDLAPGPMTVISQLLGIDPSSSRYGPAMELERSWQRDDDVDHDNRKSSIREDPNGHFVVTADTLRGVVIAEHYYAGNLIKRYEERSGLKIQQKISGDMAISQVSHALWIARELTLAEQELRTVTDGREEGR
- a CDS encoding restriction endonuclease subunit S; the protein is MTSDQSPPPGWRLHRLGDVAEIFDGPHATPKKTSAGPVFLGISSLTNGRLDLADLEHLSEEDFIRWTRRITPREGDVVFSYETRLGEAAAIPSGLRCCLGRRMGLLRPRDQIVRPRFLLYAYLGPQFQETIRERTIHGSTVDRIPLKEMGTFPIALPPLDEQERIESILAALDARYEHNHALGARELHVAHHIFRSMFGGRIEGDDQLGNHVTVTRGRSYKSSELTGDDRALVTLKSVRAGGGYNPDGLKPYLGDYRPPQVVQPGELVVAHTDLTQAAAVIGKPAIVPDTGSFSELVASLDLAIVRPSGLSVSIPFLYFLFLEPSFQQHAYGYANGSTVLHLAKEAVGSFPFVAPDRERHSMFGALATPLLNHRDALIREARGLAKIRDVLLPALMLGQLGDDRSAALLYTTAAG